The Synechococcus sp. CC9605 sequence ACTCTCAACCAGCTCCTGACGGAGATGGATGGCTTCGAGGGCAACAGCGGCATCATCATCATCGCCGCCACCAACCGCCCCGATGTTCTGGACTCAGCTTTGATGCGTCCCGGCCGTTTCGACCGTCAGGTCACCGTGGACGCCCCCGACATTAAGGGTCGTCTCGCCATCCTGGACGTCCATTGCCGCAACAAGAAGCTCGAAGAAGAGCTGTCCCTCGAGAGCATCGCCCGCCGCACCCCTGGCTTCACTGGTGCTGACCTGGCCAACCTGATGAATGAGGCGGCCATCCTCACCGCACGGCGCCGCAAGGAAGCCATCGGCTTGAGCGAGATCGACGACGCTGTCGATCGGATCATTGCTGGCATGGAGGGTCGTCCCCTCACCGACGGTCGCAGCAAGCGACTGATCGCATACCACGAGGTGGGCCATGCCCTGATCGGGACGCTGGTTAAAGACCACGACCCTGTTCAGAAAGTCACTTTGGTTCCCCGTGGTCAGGCCCAGGGTCTTACCTGGTTCTCCCCGGACGAGGAGCAAACCCTCGTCACCCGCGCCCAGCTCAAGGCACGCATAATGGGAGCCCTTGGTGGCCGCGCCGCTGAAGATGTGGTGTTCGGCCACCAGGAAGTGACCACCGGAGCCGGTGGCGACATCCAGCAGGTTGCTTCCATGGCCCGCAATATGGTGACCCGACTCGGCATGAGTGATCTCGGCCCTGTTGCCCTCGAAGGCGGCAGCCAGGAAGTGTTCCTGGGCCGCGATTTGATGTCACGCAGTGATGTGTCGGAATCGATCTCCCAGCAGATCGATATTCAAGTGCGCAACATGGTGAAGCGCTGTTATGACGAAACCGTGGAAATCGTGGCTGCCAACCGCGAAGCCATTGATCGTCTAGTGGAACTGCTGATCGAGAAGGAAACCATGGATGGTGATGAGTTCAAGGCCGTTGTGGCTGAATTCACCGCTGTTCCTGAGAAAGACCGCACCGTCGTCACCCTGGATTGATTCTTGGTCCAGTAAACCCCCCCCCGTCTTATTCAGACGGGGGGGGGTTTACTGATTGGATTTATTTTTTCTTCGCCGACAACGCTCGGAGCAATACACAACTTCGTCCCAACAATTTCTCCAGGCTTTGCGCCACTCAAAGGGACGATCGCAGACTGGGCAGATCTTGCTGGGACGGTTGGCTTTTGAACTTCCTTTCTTCAAGCGACCGCCTGAACTGGACGCTTGTCGATCACCGAATCAATCAAGCCGTAGTTCATCGCTTCGGTGGGTGACATGAAGAAGTCACGGTCGGTGTCCTGTTGGATCCGATCAAGGGTTTGCCCAGTGCGATCGGACAGCTCCTTGTTGAGGCGTTCTTTCAGGAAGAGGATCTCGTCCGCCTGAATGCGGATGTCGCTGGCTTGACCCTGGGCACCACCCAACGGCTGATGAATCATGATCCGGGAGTGCTGCAGGCTGCTTCGCTTGCCCTTGGTGCCGGCACAGAGCAGGAAAGCTCCCATGCTTGCGGCGAGGCCGACACACACCGTGTGCACATCCGGTTTGATGTGCTGCATCGTGTCGAAGATGCCGAGGCCGTCGTAGACCGAACCTCCGGGAGAGTTGATGTAGAGGTAGATATCTTTTTCGGGGTCCTCAGCTTCGAGGAACAACATCTGGGCCACGATCCGGTTGGCGGAGTCACTGGTGACGGCCTCACCAAGGAAGATGATTCGCTCGCGCAGAAGCCTGGAATAAATGTCAAAGGCCCTTTCTCCCCGGCCGGACTCCTCAATCACAATGGGGATCATCTGAGCAACAGTAGGGTCGAGCAATCCTAACGGCGATGTCTGCGGCGCTAGGGTTTCGGCCATTCATTCCTGGACTGCACGTTGGCCGCAAGTCAGACCATTGCCGACAGCAAACGAGCGTTTCATCAGGCCTTTCCCCACGTCATTGCACCGCTGTACCGCCGCCTTGCTGATGAGCTGCTGGTGGAGCTGCATTTGCTGAGCCATCAAAGCCGATTTGAAGCCAACGAGCTCTTTAGCGTTGGGCTCTGCACCGTGTTTGACACCTTCATCAAGGGCTATCGGCCCGAAGCGCAGACCGACGCACTGTTTAGAGCCCTCTGCAGCAGCAATGGCTTCGACGCAGCGAAGCTGCGCAAAACCTACGCTTCTCTGGTTGAGCAGGCCAAAGGCAAGGATCCCGAGAGCCTCAAGGATTGGCTGTCATCCCACGCCCTCAAAGAGGGCAGCCACTACTCGCGTTTGATGGCCGTTGGACTGATGAGCCTTCTCAAGGCGGCCGCGGCGGATGCGACAGACTCGGACACCGAGGCCATCGTCAAACAGAGCAAGGAACTTGCCGAAGGGCTCGGTTTGCCCACGGATCGCGTCGAGAAGGATCTGACCCTGTTTGGCTCCAATAGTGAACGGATGGATCAGGCCGTTGAGCTTGTGGAAGAGACCATCGCTGCCGAGAAGCGCAAGAAGGAGCGTCGTTTGGAAGAGCAGGCTCAACGCACCTCCAGCTGAAGCCGAATCCATCCGGGCTGTTGCGGCTTAGGCAGTGCGGTCATCTCAAGCTCCAGTTGAGATGCCTGGCGAAGCACCCGCGGCCAGCCCGGTCTGAGCCAATCCAACCGGACCAATTGATCCGGTCGTGCCTGAAGGCAAAGCCACTGTTGGCCCCTCCGTTTCAGCGGATTCGGGCCGAGCTTCGGGGCGTCCCCCAGAGCCAGCAGCAACTCCACCTGGCCTCGAAGTGGGGGGCTCAGAGACCAGCCACCTTGGGGATGCCCCTGGGGATCCAACCAAACATCAGCGACACGGTCTGAAGGCTGACCTTCCAGAGACAGCAGTGACCGTTGCACCGGTTGAAAACCACGCTGCAACAAAGCGGAGGCAACGGCATCGAGACTTCGCTTGATCCTGTCGGTTTGATCAGCAGCCAGCATCAACCTGGCTTGAATCAAAGCCTGGAAACGGCCAGCCTCGAGCGCATCGAGCCGTACAACGACAGGTGCATTGAGAAGAACTTCGCGCACCTCCTTCGGCAGTCCGTATCGGCTGTCGAGTTGTTCTGCAAACAGTGAATTGTTGAACAAAGATCCCAGCAGCGGCTGTAGGGAAACGCTGTTGAGCTCCAGATAGGCCGACGGCGGATCGAAGCGAACGAAATTGGCTGGGTGTTTCTCGTGATGAGGCTGCAGGAATGCGAAGGTGCCGGGGGCCACAGGTCCTTCAGCCAACAGACGATCGCCCTGCAGCGCAACACGCAGACAGCCATGGGACACGCTCGCCAAGGCGGGAAAAAGGGAACCGCTGATCGAGGCCAGTCCAGAGGGTTGCCACTGAACGGCCGTTCCGCTGGTCAACCGCTGCAAGCAGCTCTGCTCCAGGGCCGAGGGCTCCTGTCGCTTGAGCGATGGGAGTTGATCAAAACTGCTGCGATGCAGTTCATCAGCAAACAGCAGATCCAGGGAAGACGAATGCGATGCGGCCGGAAGCGCCAAAAGGGGTTCGCCGTCTTCAAGCCAGATCAGCCACCAGAGACCGCGGCCATGACGGGCCCAGCGACCAGGGGCTGCCGTAGGACCAAGCCGCTGCTGCCAGATCCTCGGCACCGGTGCAGAGGGGTCCGCCTCAAAGCTCTGAACCAGGCGTGCCCGCTGACTGATCTCAAACAGCTCTGCTGTTCCACGGCGATTCAGGGAAGGCGTCTGCAGGCTGGACGTGCCAAGCAGCAGGGCGGGCAAAAAAAGCACAACCCCAGAAGAAGGGCTGTGCAAGGATGAAGTCCGAGTTGGCGTCGGATCGAGTCAATCAAGAAGATGATTTGGATGAACCTTGACGGCGTCGACGGTCTCTCCATTCGATCGTTGAGAGATAGATCACGGCAACGCTGACGAAGACAAGAAGCACTGCCGCCGTGACCGCCAGGGTCTGGCTGAGGAGGGGTGCGTCTTGAAGCACAGATTCGATCAGAAGTTCAAGGTGCCGTCACCATTGCGTCCCCAGACGACCATGGCGATAGAAAAACTGAACATGGCGGCCAAGGACGCCCAACCCAGAGTGAACAACATGCTCTTGACCACTTAACTGATGTGATCCTACCTAGGGTTCGACACCTTTTCGTCCGCCCGAAGGCAACTGTCATGACCAGCTCCAGCCCCGGTTCATCAGCAGTGCTGGAGCGTCAAGGAACGACCCAGCGTTATCCCCAGGCTCGCGTGATCGTTCTGGACGACGACGTGAACACCTTCCAGCACGTGGTGGATTGCCTGCGCAAGATCATTCCCGGCATGAGTGAGGACAACGCCTGGAACCTCGCCAACAGAATTGATGGACAGGGTTCGGCAGAAGTCTGGTGCGGGCCGCTGGAGCAGGCCGAGCTGTACCACCAGCAGCTTCAGGCCGAAGGCTTAACGATGGCCCCGCTGGAACGCTGCTAAGTCAGGCCGCAGGCTTGCGGCTGGCTTTGGTGAGCCGCAGCAGATCAGCCACCTGCAAGCGCTGCAGCTGCTCGTCCATTACGAAACGCACCACGCGGCCAGGACACAAGGCCAGTCCCCGGACCTCCGTTCCGTGCACTTCAGCGGTGAGCATGCGGGCCTGTGGGCCGCATGCGTCCTCTAGCGGTCCGCTGATCGCGTGGCGGAGAGCGTCAACTGATTTCAGCATCACAGCCCCGGAGCGCTCTCTCTGGCATAGCCAAAGTGGCTAACTTTCACCAGTTCTCGGGTTTTCGTTCAGCTTTGGGCCGGGTCGTCATCACCCACAGCACCTATGTAGACGGCTTGATCCCGTGGCTGAAGGCCCTGTCCCATGAGACGGATATTCAGACGATCACCCCCGCCGTGATCAGCCGGGTGCGTGGACGCAGTCCTGAGCTGCAACTGCGGGTGTCCACCCCGATCACAGGGGGATACAAGCTGGTGGCCCGCAAGGGCACATCAGCCCAGGAAGTCTTTGTGGTGACTTCGATGAGTCGGCCAGACCTGGAACAGGCCGTTCTGCATCACCGCCCCTGAACGGGTTGGCCTTACTCGAATCCGGCAGCACGACAGGCCTCAGGATGACCAACGGCAACGCCGGGATCGCGGGCACAGAGTTCAGCCCAATCGGATCAGCGGAAACATAGGGGAAGGATGGCCCGGCATGCGACTTCAGCGTTATCCGGTAGAAGGGGTCAGCGTCAGCCGCGGGGCTGCCAAAACAACCCACAAGCAGCGCGATTAGCACCAACCAGAAAAAAGGCGAAAAGAATGAAACCAGAACGGAAGAATGACAGTGAAGCGATGCAGAAAAATAATTCTCAACAACACCATCAACCAACAAACTCAATCTGAGAACAAATTTGATTCCCTGGATCCATGCACAGTGACATCAGACAGTAGTATCAATCGTTGGCGTCAGTTGCAGGGATCTTGAATTCCATAAACAGCGCTTCCGCGTCAGCGTAATCTTTCTTTTCGCGCAAATAAAAGACCTGAGCTTTCCACCAATCCCAGGTTTCCATTTGGATCAGTTCATCCAGGCGTGGATCACGCATCGCAGCACTGCAATCAACCAAACGCTAAGGACAGGCAAAGCGCTGACAAGCTTTGTTCACACAGCCGTAAGCATCATCGACTACACAACAGCACAGGGGTAGCCTTGATGGCTGCAGCGATCGAACCATGCCCCTCGAAATAGCCGTCAAACAAGGGCAACAAACAATGGAGAGCATGGGCAGTTTCGACGACCTCGAAGACGCTTTGACCGAATTCAACGAATTGATCAACCGTCGAAACTGGCGTCAGAGCGTGACCACCATCTCGCTGACCGACACCGATAAAAACAAATGCCTCGCCCAATATGCGCTACAGGAGTTCAACCATTCAGAGATCTAGACCCTCAAGCCGATCAATAGCAAGCGAATAAAAACAAATCTAGAATTCGAGCAAAGCGAAATTGACATGATGAACGGCAAGGTTCTGGTTATGGGAATTGGCCTCTTCTTCCTTTTATTTTTTGTAATTGAGTCTTGGCTGATGAGGGGCATACCCCACTAGCCAATCAGAAATGTTGGTCAGGCAAGTCACAATCAACTAACCCACTGAACTCGGCGTCATCCACGCACGGGGATTGATCAAAGAATTTAATTGACATGCATCCAACAGCTCACCGAATGAACACCAAAAGAACACTAAAAATTAGGCATGCTCAACTCAGCTTGTAAAACTGCGATATGTGCGACTGATTAAAAAGTAATTGGCAGCAAAGATAGCTGCCAAAGCAAGGTGAAATTGCGGTCCAAATGGAATACCCATTCCATTCACAGTGATCCAAGTGTTGACAACAAAGAAAGCAATGTTGCCAACGAGCAGAAGGGCAAGCAAGATCTTTTTCAGCGCATTTGACTGCAAGAGAAGGAGGACCAAAGCCCCATAAACACCAAAAACAAGTCCAAGGTCGGAGTAGCCATGCAGGATCCTCATCGAGACATCGGAATGGCTATGGGTGAAGGCTGCTGCCAGAAGGTTTAAAGGAACCAAAGCCGTCACGTTGGGCCCCAGGAAATGACGGGGAGCGCCTTGCAACCACATGGCCTGCTGCAACTGCTTGTTCATAGTCGAACCAGTGGCTCAAAGCTGCGCCAAAGCACTCATAATGACGTACTCCACCAGTTTCCGCACGGAGGGTTGGTGCTGGCTAGAAGCCAATGGGCAGTTGTCGGTGAACGACAAGAGCCTGACAAGTTCTTTTTCTCCTCCCAGATAAACCACCGCAATACGTTGGCGACGAACGTGGCAGGAGAAAGCTAATCAATCAGATCTGCGGATAAAGACCAGGCAAGTGATTTGCACCTCGAATAAGCCGCATAAATTTCTTGGAAAGTGATGCTCCGGTTGATTGACCAAATTTGAGCGGCGAGATCAACGCTTCAAGGCTGATGGATTCGTTCGCCTCCTCAGATCCGACCAAGGCTCTTGGCACGGGCCAGCACTATGCGCAGTTCAAGCGAAAAGCCTCTTTGGCACCTGGGTGTCAGATCCCCCTTGATCGATGTGGGTGAAGACCTCAAACGCTTCTGGAGAAAATTCATACCAGACCCTGTTCACGTCCCTGATGAGGTGAACCGCCATGCCGTGCGAGCCCCAGTGGTCGACCTGGAAGAACCAGAAGGGGCGACAAAGTGGGGTTTCGTTTCCGGCTGCATGGCCGGTCTACGTCACCGTCACGACAGTCTCCCCAAGTCGAAAGAGAGTCAGATCAGAGCACTAGAAAAAGGCCGTCACCAACACAGCAGTTCAATACTTAGCCTAGTCCTGACTCTCGCTCGCGTGGGGCCAGATCCTGCGAATGGCGGCAAGTGCTGACTCGGCCTCATCGCGACGCATCGCCACCGTTTCAGTCTCGAGCAGCAGCGTCACGTGGCCCAACTTGCGCCCCGGAGTTTCCGGTGACTTGCCGTACCAGTGCAGGTGAAGCCCTGGCATGGCTTCCAGCGCCTGGAGCCGCTGGTCCAAGGGATCATGGCGTTCGGGGTCCAGGCCCAGCAGGTTGACCATCAAGGCACCGCGGCTTTTGAGCTCGGGATCAGGCACGGGAAGACCAGCCGCGATGCAGAGCTGCTGATCGAACTGACTGCTGGTGCAGGCTTCGATCGAGAAATGGCCTGAATTGTGGGTACGGGGGGCGATCTCATTCACCTGCAGGCCAGCTGGTCCATAGAAAAACTCCAGAGCCAACACCCCCACATAGCCGAGCTTCGTCATCAGCGACGCAGCAACGTTGTAGGCCAAGGCCGCTACGGAAGGGTCCACCGGTGCCGGTGCCAGAACCCAGTCACAAACCTGCTGATGCTGATGGGTCTGCGCCAGAGGGAAATGGCGGATCCGGCCGCGCTGATCGCGGCTGACCACGAGAGCCAGCTCAAGTTCATAGTCCACCCAGGATTCCAGCAACCAATCCTCGGCAGGGACGGCTCGCAACAACTGCGACAGGGCATCGATATCGCGCAACACCACCGTGCCCTTCCCGTCATATCCCCCGCGGGAGGCCTTGGCCATGACGGGAAAGGTCCAGCCCTGAGGAAGCGCAGGTTGGGCCGGCGAAATCAAACGCAGCGGACACCAGGGCGGGCTTGGGATCGCCAGATCGTCGAGCAGCTGACGCTGCGACAACTTGTCGACCAGGGGCGAGAGCACAGCCAGGGATGGCTGGAAACGAACGCCCTGCTGCTCCAACGGCAGAAGGGCGTCGATGTTGACCCACTCGTTCTCGAAGGTGACGCCGTCACAGCCCACCACCAGCTCCCGGGTTCCAGCCACATCCCGCGGATCCGCCGACACGAGACGCGAAGCCAATCCAGCGGCGGGATCCGCTGGATTGGCTGTCTGAACGGCGATCGGAACCTCGCGTTGCGCGGCGGCCTGCACAAGCATCCGTGCCAGCTGACCACCTCCCACAACGCCGATCATCGTGTCCGAGCTGATGTCCGCAGCTTGCCACTCTGCAGGGTCAGTGAAAGCGTCAGATCAGCGGCCGGTCGCCGGCTAAGGCCAAGCGAACCATGGTGAACAGCAGCACCATCAGGAACAGGGCCAGGCCAAGGGTGCAGGCGTAGCTGATCTCCAATTCAGCGAAAGCCTGTTCGTACGCGTAATAAACGATGGTTCGGGTGGCATCCGCAGGACCTCCCTGCGTCATCAGGAACGCCTCCTCGAACACCTTCGTGGCCGCGATCGACGACACCACAGCGACCAGTGTCACGTAGGGCCCCATCAAGGGCAGGGTGATGTCGAGATGTTTTCTCCAGCCCTCGCTGCCATCCAGCTCCGCAGCTTCATAGAGCTCCTTGGGAATGCCCTGAAGACCCGCTAGGAAGATCACCATGTAATAGCCTAGTCCTTTCCAGAGGGTCACCAACATCACGGCGGGCAGGGCCAGCTGTGGCGTGGTGAGGAATCCAATCGGACTGAAGGCATCGCCAAGCAGGGCGCTTAACCATCCATTGATTAATCCGTTCTCGGCATACAGCCAGCGGAAGGCGATCGCTGCAACAACGATTGATACCAGCACCGGGGTGTAGAAGGCGCCCCGCAGCAGGGAACGCCCCGGCAGCCCCTGGTTCACCAGCACCGCCAGCGCCATCGCCCCCAGAACGATGGGAGGCACCACACCAACCAGATAGAGAAAGGTGGTGAGCAGCACCTGCCGCGCCATCGGGTCCGACAGCAGGCGCTCCAGGTTGGCCAAACCGACAAAACGCAGGGGTTCACTGACATCCAGCCCCGTGGCGGTAAAGCTCATCACCAGAGCCATCAGGGCCGGCACCAGCACCGACAAACTGATCAGCACCACAGCCGGCAGCAGGAACGCCCAGGCCGAAAGAGAGTTGCGCACTGATCTCTCGCGCACAGGACCAGCGACACTGTTGCGAGAGTAGGTGGGTTCCAACGGTTTCATGACCACAATCACCCCGTTGCATCACATCCGCGTTGCGCTGGAGCGCAATCCCTACGAGGTGGTGATTGGAAACGGCGGCCTTGCCAGACTTGGTCAGCAGATGCTGGACGCTGGTGTGCAGGCTGATCGGCGTGTGCTGGTGGTCAGCAATCCCGATGTCGCCAACCCCTATGGCGATGCCTGCCTTAACAGCCTCAGAGAGGCAGGTTTCAGCGTGGAGCTTTTGGTGATTGACGCCGGCGAACACCAGAAGACGCCCGCCACGGTGGCGGAGATCCACGACGCGGCTTACAGCGCCAAGCTCGAACGCAGCTCCTTGATGGTGGCCCTTGGCGGAGGCGTTGTGGGGGACATGACCGGTTTTGCAGCAGCCACCTGGCTGCGGGGCATCCAGGTGGTGCAAGTGCCCACAACCCTGCTGGCCATGGTGGATGCGTCGATCGGGGGTAAGACCGGGGTCAACCATCCCCGCGGCAAAAACCTGATCGGTGCCTTTCACCAGCCGCGGCTGGTGCTGATCGATCCATCGACCCTCAACACTCTGCCCGAACGCGAGTTCCGGGCCGGCATGGCCGAAGTAATCAAGTATGGAATCCTCGGCGATACGGCGCTGTTCGAAGAACTGGAAGCTTGCCCCGACCCGAGCACGCCTGCGGGTCTTGGTGCGGAACGCCTGAGCTCGATTCTGCAGCGATCGGCCGCGGCCAAGGCACGGGTGGTGGCCGCCGACGAAAAAGAAGGTAGCCTGCGGGCGATCCTCAACTACGGCCATACCTTCGGCCATGTGGTGGAGACCCTCTGCGGCTATGGCACCTGGCTCCATGGTGAAGCGGTCGCCATTGGCATGGTGGCGGTGGGCGAACTTGCGGTACTTCGGGGCAGCTGGAGCCGCGATGATGCTGAGCGCCAACGCCGACTGATCGAGAGCGCCGGACTCCCCACCGCCTGGCCGGATCTCTCCGCTGATGCGGTTTTAAACAGCCTGCAGGGGGACAAAAAGGTGCGTGACGGCCGCCTGCGCTTCGTGATGCCCACCGGCATCGGATCCGTTGAGATCCGCGATGACGTCAGTCGTGAGGAAATTCTGAGCTGCCTGGAGCGCCTGAAAGGCTGAAGCCGCCTTCCGGCAACCCGCGGAGGTAGGTGAGCCAGCGGAACGCACCCAGCCCCGCAGGATCAACCAGGCGAAGCAAGGCTTCGCGGCGTTGCAGGGCTTCCGCCAGCTGTTGGCCCGGTAGCTGCTGCA is a genomic window containing:
- the clpS gene encoding ATP-dependent Clp protease adapter ClpS, which codes for MTSSSPGSSAVLERQGTTQRYPQARVIVLDDDVNTFQHVVDCLRKIIPGMSEDNAWNLANRIDGQGSAEVWCGPLEQAELYHQQLQAEGLTMAPLERC
- the clpP gene encoding ATP-dependent Clp endopeptidase proteolytic subunit ClpP, producing MIPIVIEESGRGERAFDIYSRLLRERIIFLGEAVTSDSANRIVAQMLFLEAEDPEKDIYLYINSPGGSVYDGLGIFDTMQHIKPDVHTVCVGLAASMGAFLLCAGTKGKRSSLQHSRIMIHQPLGGAQGQASDIRIQADEILFLKERLNKELSDRTGQTLDRIQQDTDRDFFMSPTEAMNYGLIDSVIDKRPVQAVA
- a CDS encoding DUF2256 domain-containing protein; protein product: MKKGSSKANRPSKICPVCDRPFEWRKAWRNCWDEVVYCSERCRRRKNKSNQ
- a CDS encoding 5-(carboxyamino)imidazole ribonucleotide synthase, whose amino-acid sequence is MIGVVGGGQLARMLVQAAAQREVPIAVQTANPADPAAGLASRLVSADPRDVAGTRELVVGCDGVTFENEWVNIDALLPLEQQGVRFQPSLAVLSPLVDKLSQRQLLDDLAIPSPPWCPLRLISPAQPALPQGWTFPVMAKASRGGYDGKGTVVLRDIDALSQLLRAVPAEDWLLESWVDYELELALVVSRDQRGRIRHFPLAQTHQHQQVCDWVLAPAPVDPSVAALAYNVAASLMTKLGYVGVLALEFFYGPAGLQVNEIAPRTHNSGHFSIEACTSSQFDQQLCIAAGLPVPDPELKSRGALMVNLLGLDPERHDPLDQRLQALEAMPGLHLHWYGKSPETPGRKLGHVTLLLETETVAMRRDEAESALAAIRRIWPHASESQD
- the ftsH gene encoding ATP-dependent zinc metalloprotease FtsH, producing MNQRWRLLALWLLPIGVVLLIGWQVVSNGGMNGLSQDSNGTTVAPRNAAVARMSYGRFLDYVEAGRVTAVDIYDGGRNAVIEAVDPDLDNRVQRLRVDLPGLAPELINTLKTEGISFDIHPPRTAPPALGVLGNLAFPLLLIGALIFLARRNSNMPGGPGQAMQFGKSKARFMMEAETGVMFDDVAGVTEAKQELQEVVTFLKQPERFTSVGAQIPRGLLLVGPPGTGKTLLAKAIAGEAGVPFFSLSGSEFVEMFVGVGASRVRDLFKKAKENSPCLIFIDEIDAVGRQRGAGIGGGNDEREQTLNQLLTEMDGFEGNSGIIIIAATNRPDVLDSALMRPGRFDRQVTVDAPDIKGRLAILDVHCRNKKLEEELSLESIARRTPGFTGADLANLMNEAAILTARRRKEAIGLSEIDDAVDRIIAGMEGRPLTDGRSKRLIAYHEVGHALIGTLVKDHDPVQKVTLVPRGQAQGLTWFSPDEEQTLVTRAQLKARIMGALGGRAAEDVVFGHQEVTTGAGGDIQQVASMARNMVTRLGMSDLGPVALEGGSQEVFLGRDLMSRSDVSESISQQIDIQVRNMVKRCYDETVEIVAANREAIDRLVELLIEKETMDGDEFKAVVAEFTAVPEKDRTVVTLD
- the aroB gene encoding 3-dehydroquinate synthase, which gives rise to MTTITPLHHIRVALERNPYEVVIGNGGLARLGQQMLDAGVQADRRVLVVSNPDVANPYGDACLNSLREAGFSVELLVIDAGEHQKTPATVAEIHDAAYSAKLERSSLMVALGGGVVGDMTGFAAATWLRGIQVVQVPTTLLAMVDASIGGKTGVNHPRGKNLIGAFHQPRLVLIDPSTLNTLPEREFRAGMAEVIKYGILGDTALFEELEACPDPSTPAGLGAERLSSILQRSAAAKARVVAADEKEGSLRAILNYGHTFGHVVETLCGYGTWLHGEAVAIGMVAVGELAVLRGSWSRDDAERQRRLIESAGLPTAWPDLSADAVLNSLQGDKKVRDGRLRFVMPTGIGSVEIRDDVSREEILSCLERLKG
- a CDS encoding carbohydrate ABC transporter permease, with the protein product MRNSLSAWAFLLPAVVLISLSVLVPALMALVMSFTATGLDVSEPLRFVGLANLERLLSDPMARQVLLTTFLYLVGVVPPIVLGAMALAVLVNQGLPGRSLLRGAFYTPVLVSIVVAAIAFRWLYAENGLINGWLSALLGDAFSPIGFLTTPQLALPAVMLVTLWKGLGYYMVIFLAGLQGIPKELYEAAELDGSEGWRKHLDITLPLMGPYVTLVAVVSSIAATKVFEEAFLMTQGGPADATRTIVYYAYEQAFAELEISYACTLGLALFLMVLLFTMVRLALAGDRPLI
- the petN gene encoding cytochrome b6-f complex subunit PetN, whose amino-acid sequence is MLFTLGWASLAAMFSFSIAMVVWGRNGDGTLNF
- the psb29 gene encoding photosystem II biogenesis protein Psp29; its protein translation is MAASQTIADSKRAFHQAFPHVIAPLYRRLADELLVELHLLSHQSRFEANELFSVGLCTVFDTFIKGYRPEAQTDALFRALCSSNGFDAAKLRKTYASLVEQAKGKDPESLKDWLSSHALKEGSHYSRLMAVGLMSLLKAAAADATDSDTEAIVKQSKELAEGLGLPTDRVEKDLTLFGSNSERMDQAVELVEETIAAEKRKKERRLEEQAQRTSS
- a CDS encoding DUF2103 domain-containing protein — its product is MGRVVITHSTYVDGLIPWLKALSHETDIQTITPAVISRVRGRSPELQLRVSTPITGGYKLVARKGTSAQEVFVVTSMSRPDLEQAVLHHRP